A single Hylaeus volcanicus isolate JK05 unplaced genomic scaffold, UHH_iyHylVolc1.0_haploid 12221, whole genome shotgun sequence DNA region contains:
- the LOC128883335 gene encoding uncharacterized protein LOC128883335 → MGKKNKKLRFDESVTFNEEEIETFSKNDYSDNNSDSSDSDNILFTRTKSECCVNDHEEDSSDDSKSDFEQINTEFEFFDPDEKFYHTVRHFCCESVVTGLSLQTKGSQQQTEKDSGEKNSVSESVGPLPSRLANIICDQGNIGTVICVSSDTKDDSPVGFATVLNFTQYHSMGLKELKLAILNMARKRLNQRHFRVLKDVLDPHIESTENISRNKRRLLQKKGIPLPVSAGGIRPIVGLFLNERLVNLPHEIVPTLLDNLCQDVAWSQTTSLCPENERSHYFFTHLVGLSHCFILSTKETINKSQGKTLTTPTLAFKKFEDEIFLKHSLLHFTLPTRLKSRVASSIKKGSRESLEDVTEHRLVFLIDYKKVALVVEECKDIVNGLTPSSVV, encoded by the exons atgggaaaaaaaaacaaaaaattacgattTGATGAATCTGTGACTTTTAATGAAGAAGAAATCGAgacattttctaaaaatgactATTCAGACAACAATTCAGATTCGAGTGATTCCGATAATATT CTTTTTACAAGAACCAAATCGGAATGTTGTGTCAATGATCATGAGGAGGATTCAAGCGATGATTCAAAAAGTGATTTT gaacaAATTAATAccgaatttgaattttttgatcCTGATGAAAAATTTTACCACAC TGTCCGTCATTTTTGTTGCGAATCCGTTGTAACAGGACTTTCTTTACAAACCAAAGGATCTCAACAAC AGACCGAAAAGGACAGTGGAGAAAAGAACTCCGTTTCAGAAAGCGTTGGTCCTCTACCTTCTCGTTTAGCTAATATTATTTGTGATCAA GGAAATATTGGAACTGTTATTTGCGTTTCTTCTGATACGAAAGATGATTCACCTGTTGGATTTGCTACTGTCCTTAACTTTACACAATATCATTCCATGggtttaaaagaattaaaattagctATTTTAAATATGGCGAG aaaacgGTTAAATCAGCGTCATTTTCGCGTTTTGAAAGATGTCTTAGATCCTCATATTGAATCAACTGAAAACATTTCACGAAATAAAAGACGCTTACTACAAAAAAAGGGAATACCTTTACCAGTCTCTGCAGGCGGCATTCGACCTATTGTTGGTCTCTTTCTGAATGAACGTTTAGTCAATTTACCTCATGAAATCGTACCAACACTCTTAGACAATTTGTGTCAAGATGTTGCATGGTCACAAACGACaagt TTATGCCCTGAAAATGAACGTTCACATTATTTCTTTACGCATCTAGTTGGATTATCacattgttttattctttctaCAAAAG aaacaattAACAAGTCACAAGGCAAAACATTAACGACACCAACTTtggcatttaaaaaatttgaagatgaaatttttctaaaacacTCTCTACTTCATTTCACGTTGCCTACTCGCCTTAAA AGCCGTGTAGCTAGTAGTATTAAAAAAGGTTCACGAGAATCTTTAGAAGATGTGACAGAGCATCGTTTg GTTTTcttaattgattataaaaaagtagCATTGGTCGTTGAAGAATGCAAAGATATTGTTAACGGTCTTACGCCGTCCAGTGTTGTTTGA
- the LOC128883331 gene encoding sec1 family domain-containing protein 1-like isoform X1 codes for MSLNILESQRNSIHNFFSLDSYEKSAFKTVVSKNLWKILLYDKKCQNILAPLFKVGGLRQHGITLNLPMEIQRSCVPNAPAIYFIEPTQKNIDGIVQDIQNHFYKEYYINFSSTASSELLEYFASTLPATAPVDSIVSIVDRFVQFISLSEFEFVLDIPKTFSTLHSTGSTDALIEECLKNICTGLVSVIITLGVIPVIRYPSSPTSPCRMLGQMLNTQLKQYISCKKTNQLFCGTKNALMERPLLVLLDREFDLNVMLHHTWTYQSIVHDLFDLRLNRVTLHITEGVSEKTTKTFDVDSTDTLWKEYGCKPFGETAIAISNTFQDYSTRKSLLDQNASSKRFDEPNSLSHMSGIQSTLDTLNAVPEMVAQKKSIDMHTNIAHAIVAQITLRKLDRFYEVEDSIETGSIASALASIEKLVDPAGKGTIADKKRVLLCFYIARKNELSNTHLTKLKTLLFNLDAKCQAFKFLECLESLKALEIPDVCTLTQQKNVQPASTTNWGANLLDRSKGLFQEVKNLLPTNKTYPIERIMLELLQNKSGSMLDKEFIYTDPKMEQYLNSDTALVPRIKSSFKQAILFTVGGGSYVESQTLKEIAKRTGKQILYGTTEFVTPEAFLEELEVLGSHIS; via the exons AtgtcgttaaatattttggaatCTCAACGTAAtagtattcataattttttttcattggatTCTTATGAAAAAAGTGCATTTAAAACAGTTGTatccaaaaatttatggaaaattttactttatgaTAAGAAATGTCAAAACATTTTAGCTCCCCTTTTCAAG GTAGGGGGCTTGAGACAGCATGGAATCACATTAAATTTACCCATGGAGATACAACGATCATGTGTACCAAATGCTCCAGCGATTTACTTTATTGAGCCaacacaaaaaaatattgatggCATCGTTCAAGATATTCAGAATCATTTCTATAAAGAgtattatatcaatttttcatctaCGGCTTCTTCAGAATTACTGGAATATTTCGCTTCAACCCTTCCCGCTACT GCGCCTGTAGATTCTATTGTTTCCATTGTCGACcgtttcgttcaatttatttctctttctgAGTTTGAATTTGTTCTGGATATTCCTAAAACCTTTTCCACTCTTCATAGTACGGGGTCTACCGATGCACTT ATTGAAGAATGCTTAAAGAACATATGTACTGGGCTGGTGTCAGTGATTATCACTCTAGGAGTAATACCTGTCATTCGTTACCCAAGCTCACCGACTTCCCCTTGTCGTATGTTAGGTCAAATGTTAAAT ACTCAACTGAAACAATACATTTCGTGTAAAAAAACTAACCAACTTTTTTGTGGAACGAAAAACGCCCTTATGGAAAGACCTTTATTAGTACTTCTTGATAGAGAGTTTGATCTAAATGTTATGTTACATCATACATGGACTTACCAATCTATTGTTCATGATCTTTTTGACTTACG ATTAAATCGAGTGACTCTTCACATAACAGAAGGTGTTTCtgaaaaaacaacaaaaacatTTGATGTTGATAG TACGGATACTCTATGGAAAGAATATGGATGTAAACCGTTCGGTGAAACTGCTATAGCCATTAGTAACACTTTTCAAGATTATTCAACACGGAAAAGCTTATTAGATCAAAATGCTAGTTCTAAACGGTTTGATGAGCCAAACTCCTTATCACATATGAGTGGTATTCAATCGACATTGGATACATTAAATGCTGTTCCGGAAATGGTAGCACAAAAAAA AAGTATTGatatgcatacaaatataGCTCATGCCATTGTTGCACAAATTACTTTACGAAAATTGGATCGGTTTTATGAAGTCGAAGATAGTATTGAGACTGGTTCTATTGCTTCAGCGCTAGCTTCTATTGAAAAGTTAGTTGATCCTGCTGGCAAAG GTACCATAGCAGATAAAAAAAGggttttattatgtttttatatagcACGCAAAA atgAATTGTCGAACACACATTTaaccaaattaaaaacattattattcaaCTTGGATGCTAAATGCCaagcttttaaatttttagagTGTTTAGAG TCTCTTAAGGCTTTAGAGATACCTGATGTTTGCACGTTAACACAACAAAAAAACGTCCAGCCTGCGTCCACAACCAATTGGGGAGCTAATCTCTTAGATCGCAGTAAAGGATTATTTCag gaagttaaaaatttgcTTCCGACGAATAAAACGTACCCTATTGAAAGAATTATGTTGGagcttttacaaaataaatcggGTAGTATGTTAGATAAAGAGTTTATTTATACGGACCCTAAG AtggaacaatatttaaattcagatACTGCTCTTGTACCACGTAttaaatcaagttttaaacaAGCCATTCTATTTACCGTGGGAGGAGGTTCTTATGTGGAATCGCAAACACTTAAGGAGATCGCGAAACGTACTGGAAAgcaa attCTTTATGGTACAACTGAGTTCGTTACACCTGAAGCGTTTTTAGAAGAACTTGAAGTCTTAGGAAGTCATATCTCTTAA
- the LOC128883331 gene encoding sec1 family domain-containing protein 1-like isoform X2 produces the protein MEIQRSCVPNAPAIYFIEPTQKNIDGIVQDIQNHFYKEYYINFSSTASSELLEYFASTLPATAPVDSIVSIVDRFVQFISLSEFEFVLDIPKTFSTLHSTGSTDALIEECLKNICTGLVSVIITLGVIPVIRYPSSPTSPCRMLGQMLNTQLKQYISCKKTNQLFCGTKNALMERPLLVLLDREFDLNVMLHHTWTYQSIVHDLFDLRLNRVTLHITEGVSEKTTKTFDVDSTDTLWKEYGCKPFGETAIAISNTFQDYSTRKSLLDQNASSKRFDEPNSLSHMSGIQSTLDTLNAVPEMVAQKKSIDMHTNIAHAIVAQITLRKLDRFYEVEDSIETGSIASALASIEKLVDPAGKGTIADKKRVLLCFYIARKNELSNTHLTKLKTLLFNLDAKCQAFKFLECLESLKALEIPDVCTLTQQKNVQPASTTNWGANLLDRSKGLFQEVKNLLPTNKTYPIERIMLELLQNKSGSMLDKEFIYTDPKMEQYLNSDTALVPRIKSSFKQAILFTVGGGSYVESQTLKEIAKRTGKQILYGTTEFVTPEAFLEELEVLGSHIS, from the exons ATGGAGATACAACGATCATGTGTACCAAATGCTCCAGCGATTTACTTTATTGAGCCaacacaaaaaaatattgatggCATCGTTCAAGATATTCAGAATCATTTCTATAAAGAgtattatatcaatttttcatctaCGGCTTCTTCAGAATTACTGGAATATTTCGCTTCAACCCTTCCCGCTACT GCGCCTGTAGATTCTATTGTTTCCATTGTCGACcgtttcgttcaatttatttctctttctgAGTTTGAATTTGTTCTGGATATTCCTAAAACCTTTTCCACTCTTCATAGTACGGGGTCTACCGATGCACTT ATTGAAGAATGCTTAAAGAACATATGTACTGGGCTGGTGTCAGTGATTATCACTCTAGGAGTAATACCTGTCATTCGTTACCCAAGCTCACCGACTTCCCCTTGTCGTATGTTAGGTCAAATGTTAAAT ACTCAACTGAAACAATACATTTCGTGTAAAAAAACTAACCAACTTTTTTGTGGAACGAAAAACGCCCTTATGGAAAGACCTTTATTAGTACTTCTTGATAGAGAGTTTGATCTAAATGTTATGTTACATCATACATGGACTTACCAATCTATTGTTCATGATCTTTTTGACTTACG ATTAAATCGAGTGACTCTTCACATAACAGAAGGTGTTTCtgaaaaaacaacaaaaacatTTGATGTTGATAG TACGGATACTCTATGGAAAGAATATGGATGTAAACCGTTCGGTGAAACTGCTATAGCCATTAGTAACACTTTTCAAGATTATTCAACACGGAAAAGCTTATTAGATCAAAATGCTAGTTCTAAACGGTTTGATGAGCCAAACTCCTTATCACATATGAGTGGTATTCAATCGACATTGGATACATTAAATGCTGTTCCGGAAATGGTAGCACAAAAAAA AAGTATTGatatgcatacaaatataGCTCATGCCATTGTTGCACAAATTACTTTACGAAAATTGGATCGGTTTTATGAAGTCGAAGATAGTATTGAGACTGGTTCTATTGCTTCAGCGCTAGCTTCTATTGAAAAGTTAGTTGATCCTGCTGGCAAAG GTACCATAGCAGATAAAAAAAGggttttattatgtttttatatagcACGCAAAA atgAATTGTCGAACACACATTTaaccaaattaaaaacattattattcaaCTTGGATGCTAAATGCCaagcttttaaatttttagagTGTTTAGAG TCTCTTAAGGCTTTAGAGATACCTGATGTTTGCACGTTAACACAACAAAAAAACGTCCAGCCTGCGTCCACAACCAATTGGGGAGCTAATCTCTTAGATCGCAGTAAAGGATTATTTCag gaagttaaaaatttgcTTCCGACGAATAAAACGTACCCTATTGAAAGAATTATGTTGGagcttttacaaaataaatcggGTAGTATGTTAGATAAAGAGTTTATTTATACGGACCCTAAG AtggaacaatatttaaattcagatACTGCTCTTGTACCACGTAttaaatcaagttttaaacaAGCCATTCTATTTACCGTGGGAGGAGGTTCTTATGTGGAATCGCAAACACTTAAGGAGATCGCGAAACGTACTGGAAAgcaa attCTTTATGGTACAACTGAGTTCGTTACACCTGAAGCGTTTTTAGAAGAACTTGAAGTCTTAGGAAGTCATATCTCTTAA
- the LOC128883333 gene encoding uncharacterized protein LOC128883333, whose product MSNLSENNASGWCQWPGAVDLSRVNRTLPTSLQQDSNNSRVTRRGSFRNFSNMKMFRGMQTEPNVCFQKKVRILFTWKPPALSASEVENSSNEQDKHDLNLNKNEFSNVVLLYGVPWWMTDCDVRELASVYGHVRAVRVLGDFLTGASTGLALFEYTKKNSFKNLIADQGLRLKSFGDTSLCNIQFHILTTKFLTDILSVSKDESSHWSFGTFFDSKVYEALNSLVQGSQDTAFNVNETMDHTLEREKVCIKEEKRPLVKTCHSPVVVQAQQKIQPLCKHIAVQTEIYLTQMPASSDQCKEKNQEINKKAKFMFPFAAAAVVARVLRDELSENSLSNRNSYANNSCFDSSKHNNEDTFDEEMLDRIDKTKIPFWGAPLNAMIRLPAPMPSASSEVMSSTDAIYKMYPEASMRPRHGMNPEGFPVWGPYAPGVPTLLDVQPATPFPMPMNPCPYVSPDNGSAHYPPYM is encoded by the exons ATGAGCAATTTATCTGAAAACAATGCATCAGGATGGTGTCAATGGCCTGGTGCTGTTGATTTATCACGTGTGAATCGAACATTACCCACTTCTCTTCAACAAGATTCGAACAATTCACGCGTTACACGTCGCGgttcttttcgaaatttttcaaatatgaaaatgtttcgagGTATGCAAACGGAACCCAACGtttgtttccaaaaaaaag TTCGAATTCTTTTTACGTGGAAGCCTCCAGCTTTATCTGCGTCGGAAGTAGAGAATTCGTCGAATGAACAAGACAAGCATGAcctgaatttgaataaaaatgagttTTCAAATGTCGTTTTACTTTACGGTGTTCCCTgg tgGATGACAGACTGTGATGTGAGAGAACTAGCATCAGTGTACGGGCACGTGAGAGCCGTTCGGGTCTTAGGTGATTTTTTAACGGGGGCATCGACTGG TTTAGCTTTATTTgaatacacaaaaaaaaattcttttaaaaatttaattgctgATCAAGGATTAAG GTTGAAATCTTTTGGCGATACAAGTCTTTGTAACATTCAATTCCATATTCTCACGACAAAATTTCTTACCGATATTCTGAGTGTATCAAAAGACGAATCTTCGCACTGGTCGTTTGGAACTTTTTTCGATTCGAAAGtg TATGAAGCCTTAAACAGTTTAGTACAAGGTAGTCAAGACACCgcgtttaatgttaatgagACGATGGACCACACACTGGAAAGAGAGAAGGTTTGCATTAAGGAAGAAAAACGACCGTTGGTGAAAACTTGTCATTCTCCAGTGGTTGTTCAAGCGCAACAAAAAATTCAGCCTTTATGCAAACATATTGCTGTCCAAACAGAGATTTATTTAACCCAAATGCCGGCTTCCTCAGACCagtgcaaagaaaaaaatcaagagATTAACAAGAAAGCAAAATTTATGTTTCCCTTTGCTGCAGCAGCGGTCGTCGCTCGGGTGTTGCGGGATGAATTAAGTGAAAACAGTTTATCGAACAGAAATTCTTATGCGAATAATTCCTGTTTCGATTCTTCAAAACATAACAATGAAGATACTTT TGATGAAGAGATGTTGGATAGAATCGATAAAACCAAAATTCCATTTTGGGGAGCTCCTTTGAATGCAATGATTCGTTTACCTGCACCGATGCCTTCCGCTTCTTCAGAGGTCATGAGCTCGACGGAtgctatttataaaatgtatccGGAGGCTTCTATGAGACCAAGACATGGTATGAATCCAGAAGGCTTTCCTGTGTGGGGACCGTATGCACCTGGAGTACCAACGTTACTTGATGTTCAGCCCGCTACGCCGTTTCCTATGCCTATGAACCCATGTCCCTATGTTTCCCCAGATAATGGCTCAGCACATTACCCTCCTTACATGTAG
- the LOC128883523 gene encoding uncharacterized protein LOC128883523 → MTITPETLKDDSDSNSGFYSCHEPESVYSSTKEPVWLSAARRHETLLHSCKNTNLIDSASIHSTPQNTRARCVKHKKNHNRPSLLLVETFQKHNITRTCKTKKRNKKKIVLAVSTAPEISPSPVLKTTVDPSRNEDKSSIEAYSILEKALDTCRNIETFRGITVETVLNPIENKNSTLSKNASFCSPNQKSDISMNLKQKKIKNRCKENITESSVTNGKQPVRNCTSKSKNLSQNKLSNVEYGRFLNANHKKANHSKRHNPSQHSYIKGISNPSGTRQKNDLVRTTYLSFETPKSEKPSKLNQTRETRVKKSRASSLLNSVPVKGNTRSWRMNQLLKVLKTETCKPDFLKQCQYNPRFMGSVVSNPVIKTPYRGSLEPSSVEDKRCDSQDNQSHYRSVSREPRSSVPGWIVTPRQSEMLLQLHTGLTPHEKMDQKSPKTYRNGRRQAVKDQGKELDTSLHDTFNEQSVDENEDESHLRSDYALDILGAVDTTRSLQSQRFIEKHRKKLQGSTRDSKGFRKRIIQLIPKKSPLSIKTYSSTSKLVIRDELRQILDKNERQMSQDRKKDFHECLKLTLRDGHSKIEREEALNELACLPDYGDDLFKNASTSDVDLDQTPRPSFFNQ, encoded by the exons aTGACTATTACTCCAGAAACGTTAAAAGACGATTCGGATAGCAATAGTGGTTTTTACAGCTGTCATGAACCTGAAAGTGTCTATTCTTCTACTAAAGAACCTGTATGGTTATCAGCTGCCCGACGACATGAAACTCTTTTACACTCATGCAAGAACACGAATTTAATAGACTCCGCATCGATTCATTCAACTCCCCAAAACACTAGAGCTCGTTGCGTCAAGCACAAAAAGAATCACAACAGACCGTCACTCCTCCTAGtggaaacatttcaaaaacatAACATAACAAGAACTTGTAAAAccaagaaacgaaataaaaagaaaatcgttctGGCAGTGTCTACAGCACCTGAGATTTCACCTTCTCCCGTACTAAAGACTACTGTTGATCCTAGTAGAAACGAGGACAAAAGCAGTATAGAAGCTTATTCTATATTAGAAAAAGCTTTAGATACCTGTCGTAATATTGAGACGTTTCGTGGCATTACTGTTGAAACAGTACTAAATCCAATAGAAAACAAGAATTCCACACTGTCGAAAAATGCTTCTTTTTGTTCTCCAAATCAAAAAAGTGATATTAGCatgaatttgaaacaaaaaaaaataaaaaatcgctgcaaagaaaatatcaCAGAGTCTTCCGTAACGAATGGAAAACAGCCGGTTAGAAATTGTACAAGCAAATCTAAGAACTTATCTCAAAACAAGTTATCCAACGTTGAATACGGAAGATTTCTTAA tgcTAACCATAAAAAAGCAAACCATTCAAAGCGTCACAATCCATCTCAGCATTCCTATATCAAAGGCATTTCTAATCCAAGCGGGACGCGTCAAAAAAACGATTTGGTACGCACAACATACTTATCTTTCGAAACCCCCAAGTCAGAAAAACCTTCAAAGCTTAATCAAACACGAGAGACAAGGGTTAAGAAATCGAGAGCAAGTTCTCTTTTAAACAGTGTTCCTGTGAAAGGTAACACACGAAGTTGGAGA atgaaTCAGCTTCTTAAAGTACTCAAAACGGAAACATGTAAACCtgactttttaaaacaatgtcAATACAATCCAAGATTCATGGGATCTGTTGTTTCTA ATCCAGTTATCAAAACACCTTATCGAGGGTCCCTAGAACCCTCCTCAGTTGAAGATAAAAGGTGTGACTCTCAGGATAATCAAAGTCACTATCGTTCTGTTTCGCGTGAGCCAAGATCAAGTGTTCCTGGTTGGATTGTCACACCCAGGCAAAGTGAAATGTTGTTACAACTTCACACGGGGTTAACACCTCATGAAAAAATGGATCAAAAGAGCCCTAAAACATATAGAAATGGACGCCGCCAAGCTGTAAAAGATCAAGGAAAAGAATTAGATACATCTTTGCATGACACTTTTAATGAACAAAGTGTTGATGAGAATGAAGACGAATCTCACTTACGATCGGATTATGCTCTTGATATTTTAGGAGCTGTTGATACAACACGTTCTCTTCAAAGCCAACGTTTTATCGAAAAGCaccgaaaaaaattacaaggtTCCACTCGTGATTCCAAAGGTTTTAGAAAACGTATAATTCAACTGATTCCTAAAAAATCACCTTTATCAATAAAGACATACTCGAGCACTTCCAAATTGGTTATACGTGATGAATTACGCCAAATTTTAGACAAAAATGAACGTCAAATGTCTCAAGATAG aaaaaaagattttcatgaatgtttGAAACTTACTCTACGAGACGGTCATTCCAAAATTGAACGAGAGGAAGCTTTGAATGAATTAGCGTGCTTACCAGATTATGGAGACGATTTGTTTAAGAACGCCTCAACTAGTGACGTCGACTTGGATCAAACACCAAGACCTAGTTTTTTCAATCAGTAA